The Leifsonia poae region CCCGGTGCGGCCCCGGCGGCCCTCGCGCAGGTGGCCGCCGATGGTGAACTCGTGTCGCTGCGGCACGCGTTCGCGAGACCAGCGCCCAGCGAGGTCGAAGATCTGAGTGGCCCGGCCGGGAACGGGCAGCAGGAGTTCTAGGCCGCCCAGGTCGTAACGGTCGTCTCCGCGGTTGGTGACAGTGGCCGAGAGCTGCAGCACACCGGATGCCGTCAGCTCGATTCGAAGGTGCAATCCGAGGGCGGCCGCGCTGTCTTCGGCGTCGAAATGGAGCCGCACGGGACCGGTGACGATGTCGACGTCGGCCGTGCCGGTCATCCGGGTCTCGGCTGACAGTGGTGCGGCGCCCGCCGAGGTCACCCGGAAGCTGGTCGCCCACGCGCGGCCGCCGCGCGAACCGAGGAGCCCGGGCGTCCCCACCCAGCCGGTTCGGTTCTCGGGCACCAGGGAGGCCGAGATGGAGTCGTCGATCAGGTTGTCGACGCGAGCGGGGAGGGCAGCGTCGGCCAGCGACCTCACGGTGTCGGGGTCGACCGCTCCGAGCTCGCGACCCCAGTGCGCGATCGTCGGCAGGCCGCCGCCCCGTGCGTCGATGACGACGGTCGTCGATCCGCCGGTGAGGCAGAGGAGGTGTTCTCGAATATCCACGCGGTCGCGTCCTTTCCCGTCCGCCGACTCTGGCGGTCGTCCCCCACGCTAGCCTAAAGAAAGATGGTTGCGAAAATAGCTTTCATTACTTAGGCTACGTTCGATGTCTCTTGAGAAAGGTCAACGGTGATCGGCAGATGATCCGAGCCACAGTGTGGAATGAATTCGTCGAGGAGAAGATCTACCCCTCGGTCTCCTCGGTGTACCCCGACGGCATACATGTCGTCCTCGCCCAAGCGCTCGGTGACGAACTCGCACAGGAAGTGCAGGTGCGCACGGCCGTGATGCAGGACGACGAACACGGCCTCACCGACGATGTGCTCGCCGCGACCGACGTGCTGCTGTGGTGGAGCCACCTCGAGAACGACGCCGTCTCCGACGAGATCGTCGCCCGGGTGCAGCGACGCGTGCACCAGGGGATGGGCCTCCTCATCCTGCACTCGGCGATCCTCTCCAAGGTGGCCAAGACGCTTCTCGGAACCTCGAACGACGCGACCGGATGGCGGCACGGCGACAAGGAGCACCTCTGGACGATCCTGCCGACGCACCCGATCGCGGCCGGCGTTCCCAACCCGGTCGTGATCCCGCAGCAGGAGATGTACGGGGAACCGATCGACATTCCGACGCCGGACGAACTGGTCTTCATCAGCAACTTCGAGGGCGGCGAGGTGCTCCGGAGCGGATGCGCCTACCTGCGCGGTCAGGGGCGCATCTTCTTCTTCGCACCGGGCCACGAGGAGTACCCCGTCTACTTCCAACCCGAGATCCGTCGGATCCTCGGCAATGCGGTGCGGTGGGCGGCGGCCGGGCTGCCCGCGCCCGCGCGACCGACCCGCACCGGGGAGTACCCCGCGAGTGGTGGCTGACCGAAGAAGGGACGCGCTGAGATGACGCACTCCCTCATCCAGGTCGGTCTGGGCCCGTGGGGAACGGACTGGGCGACCACGATCCTCCCGCAGGTCCCCGGCGCGAATGTCGTTGCCTGGGTCGATGCCTCCGCCCAGAGTCGGGAGGCGTTCCGGGCGGCGACGAATGCTCCCGCCGACAGCGTGTTCGCCGACCTCGGATCGGCGGTCGCCGCGACGGGCGCCGAGGCCGTGATCGCCCCCGTGGCCATCCCCGCCCACGAGGCGGTCGCCCGCGAGGCGATCGATCTCGGCCTGCACCTGCTGCTCGAGAAGCCGTTCGTATTCGATGTGCGCACCGCGCAGTCATTGGTGCTGGACGCTGAAGCGCGAGGGCTCACCTTCGTGATCGACCAGAACTACCGGCACTTCCCGGCCGCGCCGGTCGTGCGCGGGCTGCTTGCGGATGGCACCCTCGGAACGCTCCGCCGAGTCGGCGTGCGCTGGCATCGGGTGCACCAGGGTGTCTCCCTATCGAACGCGCTCGTCGAGCTGGCGATCCACCACTTCGACCTCATGCGCTACATCCTCGGTTCCGACGCGCTGGCGATCACCTGCGTCACCCGACCGCGGATCTCGCAGGTGAGCGACTTCGCTCCCGAGGCGCACGCAATCATCGAGATGTCGAACGGGATCGTCGTCGACTACACGCTCACCAGTCAAGGCATCGACGCCACGACACCGTGGCCCGGGCAGTGGTGCATCAGCGGCGACGACGGCGAGCTGCAGTGGGGTACGGCCGAGACGAGTCCGAACGAGCCCTCGCACGAGTTCGTCCGCCTCCGCGCGGCCGACGGCGAGAGGCAGCGCGTCCCGATCGACACGGGCGTGCCGTTCGAACGCGTCGGCGTTCTGCTCGACTTCCTGGCCTCGATCGAGACCGGGGCCGCGCCGCGGTCCTCCGCAGCCGACAACCTCGGCAGCGTGGCGATGCTCGAGGCGGCCCTGCTATCCGCTTCCGGCGCCGGGCGCGTCGTCATCGCGTCATGAGTGAGGGTCGTGTCATGAGCGAGGGTCGCGTCACGAGCCGGGGACACGACCTGAGCCGGGGGCGCACGGTGAAACGGGGACGGCATGGCCTCTTCGGAAAACGTGCCCTGCTCTTCCTGATTCCGGGCGCGGTGTACCTCGCTGTGCTCTCCATCTACCCGCTCATCGACCTGTTCCGCACCGCCTTCGCCGATGTGACCGCCGCGAACATCCTCGGCGGCCGACCGTTCAACGGCCTCGACAACGCGCAGGCCGTCCTCGACGATCCGGCGTTCCTCGGCATCGTCGTGCAGACCCTGGTGGTGGTGGCGATCGTGCTCGTCGTCAGTCTGGGCGGCGGATTCCTGGCCGCCCTCGTGCTGCGGCCCCGCACCCGGCTCAGTGCCATCACCCTCGGGTTCATGGTGTTCGTGTGGACCCTCCCGCCGGTGGTCTCGGGCAACCTCTGGAAGTTCCTTCTCTCATCCGATGGCGCGATCAACACGACGCTGATCGCGTTGCATCTCATCGACAAGCCGCTGCCCTGGCTCTCCCAGGGCACGCTCGCACTGGTCGTGCTCGCATTGGTGAACGCCTGGACGATCGTTCCGTTCTGCGCACTCGTCATCCGGGCCGCCCTGCTCGACGTTCCGGAGGAACTGCTCGAGGCCGCCGCCATCGACGGCGCCTCCGGGTGGAAAGCCAACCGCTACATCGTGCTGCCGCTCCTGCGGCCGGTGCTCTCGATTCTGAGTGTGCTGGTCGTCATCAACGCGTTCCGGAGCTTCGACTTGATCTTCGTGATGACGGCCGGCGGGCCGGGCACCGCCACGACGACGCTCCCGTTCCTCAGCTACCAGCAGGCGTTCCACTTCTACGAGTTCGGTCAGGGCGCGTTCACCGCGCTCCTCTCACTGCTGATCGTGCTCGGGCTCGCCGCCGTCTACATCCGCGCGAACCGCAAGGAGACGCAATGAGAACCGTCCAACACCGCACCTGGCTCACCGTGGTCGGCGCGATAGTGCTGCTCGCCATCTACGCGCTACCGCTCTACTGGCTCGTCACCACGTCGTTCAAGAAGCTCGACGATGTCTTCGTCGGTACAGCGGGATTCCTCTTCACGCCGACGGTGCAGGCCTATGTCGACGTCTGGAACTCCGGCTTCGCGCAGTCGGCGCTCAACTCGATCATCATCGCAGTGAGCGCCACGGTGCTCGTGCTCGTGATCGGGGTTCCGTCGGCGTACGGACTCGCCCGGGTGAACGGATGGATCGTCAACCTGAGCCTCGCCCTGCTGATCGTCCTGCAGATGGTGCCGGCCACCTCGACGCTGATCCCGCTTTACAGCCTGCTCGCGTCCTGGCAGCTCACCGGCAACCTGTTCGGCGTCGCCCTGGCGATCGCGGCCGGCACCCTTCCGTTCAGCGTGCTCCTCCTGCGGCCCTTCTTCACCTCGGTGCCGATCGCCATCGAGGAGGCGGCGTCGCTCGACGGGGCCGGGATGCTGCGCCGATTCTTCGAGGTCGTGCTCCCGATCACCCGCAACGGCATCGCGACGGTCGGAACCCTCGCGTTCATCGGTGCGTGGGGCGAGTTCCTCTACGCGATCACGTTCCTCACCGATCCGCAGCAGTACCCGGTCAGCGCGCTGCTCGCGCAGCAGATGTCGTCGTACGGAGCCAACTGGCCCGGGCTGATGGCCGTTTCGGTGCTCGTCTCAGTTCCGACCGTATTGATCTTCCTGTTCGGCCAGAAACTCCTGGTCGGCGGAATCACCATGGGCAGCGTGCGCTGAGGCACGCGTCTGACCGGCAAACACACCAGCAGTAAGGAGAAGGACAATGTTCGACAAGCACAGCAGATCTCGCCGAGGACGACAGGTCGCCCGCATCGTCGCGTTCGCGGCGATCGCCTCCCTGAGCGTCTCGGGCCTCGCCGCGTGCAGCAGCGGCGGCAACGCGGCCGGTGGCGACAAGACTGTCTCGTTCTGGCACTACTACGCGCAGGGCATCCCGGCCACGAAGAAGTTCACCGCGGATCTCACGAGCATCGTCGCGAAGCAGAATCCCGGCATCACGCTCGACCCGGTCTTCGTGCCGACCGAGCAGCTCACCCAGAAGGTCATCGCCTCCGCCGCGAGCAAGAAGGGTCCGGACACCTTCGTCGAAGACGGTTCCGATCTTCCTCAGCTCGTGAAAGCGGGCGCGCTCGCCGACTTCACGAAGCAGTTCGACGCGTTCAAGGACAAGGACCAGTTCCCCGAGTCCGTCGTCACCCGCATCGACGGCAAGGTCTATGGGGTCAAGGGCTTCATGAACGGCGTCGGCCTCTGGTACAACCAGGACATCCTCGACGAATTCGGGCTCACACCGCCGACGACGATGGACGAGCTGAACGCGGATCTGGCCACGATCGGCACGAAGTACATCGGCCTCGGGGTCGCCGGTCAGGGCCAGCAGGACGGCGACGCGTTCCCGTTCATCACGGCGTACGGCTTCGACTACAAGAAGCCCTCGGCCAAGCCGCTCGAGAAAGCCTTCTCGATGGTGGGTGACTGGGCGCACAAGGGGTACATCCCGCAGGACGCGGCGACCTGGACCGGTGATGTCGTGTTCCAGAAGTTCCTGACCGGCACCATGGCGTTCGCCGTCGGAGGCAACTGGCAGTACGGAAACGCGAAGGCGACGGCCAAGTTCAAGTACGGCGCCGTGCCGATGCCCTCCGGAACGCAGCCGGCGCAGGTCTACCAGTTCGGCGACTACGCGTATATGGGCGCCTTCACGAAAGACAAGGACACCGCGTTCAAGGCCATCGCCTCCATGTTCCTGAGCAAGGAGGGCGAGATGGCGGCGTTCGCGGCAGGCAGCCTTCCCACGCGGAAGGATCTGGCCGACGAGCCGGCGCTGAAGAGCGATCCCGTGTTCAGCAGCTTCCTCAAGGGGCTGCAGAACAGCGTGCCCTACCTCATCCCCGGTTTCGGAACGGAGCTCACGCAGATGCGCGAACCGGTCGGGCAGGCGTGGGGCTCGGTCATCGCCCAGCAGAAGAGCGCGGCCGACGCGGCGAAGGGAGCGATCGACGCCATCGACCGCGTGAAGAAGTAGCAACAGGATCCGCAGGAGGGCGGTGCCGCCCGCGCTCCTGCGGATCGCTCGTCCGTGCACGAAACGGTGGCGCTGAGACGCCCGACATGACTATCGTGACGGTGGGCGGACGAGTTCCGGTTTCGAACCTCGTGACGTCCGGGTGGGGCGATGCGCAGAGGAGAGATCCGATGAGAGCACGAATCAGGCGGGGCGTCACGAGTCTGGTGATCGGCGGCCTGCTCGTCGTCGGCCTGGCGGGCTGCGAGTATCTCGTTCCGCAGGGAGTGATTCAGGTGAACGACACCGTCGGTGTCGACACGAACATCGGCGGGGTCGACATCCGCGACGTCGTTCTGGTGATGGACAAGGGTGCGTTGAGCGGGGATGCCGCGAATCTCGTTGCCTCCTTCCTCGCCTCCGGCAGTTCAGCCGTCGAACTGCAGGTGACGGTCGGCCACGAGCCGGCGCAGACCGTGACGGTCGAACCGGGATCGGTCGTGACGATCGGCCGGCCGTCAGGCGAGGTTCTGCTCTTCGGTTCTGTCGACACTCGGCCTGGCGGTCTGGCCCAGGTGACGTTCTCCACCGCATCCACCTCGACGACCGTCGACGTTCCGGTGCTCACCGATGACGTCTCCGGCTACGCGGGCCTCGGACCGCGTTCGGTGGGCTGACGGTTGTTGACCTGACGGCCCACCCGGAACAGACTGGGGCCACGCGGGCGGAACGAGGGGGACTATGACGATTTCGGGTGAGCAGCGTCAATCGGGGCGTTCGGGCAGAGGGTGGATCTGGATCGTCGTGGCGATCGCCGTCGTACTCGGGCTGGTCGCCGGTTTCCTGGGCGGCCTTCTCGGCCGGAACGTCGGTGGTTCCGCGCCGGCCTCCTCGAGCACCGCCGTCTCGTCGGGCAACTCGTGCGACGCGACGAAGGTCTCGACCGAGGTACTGCCGGCCGTCGTGACCATCTCGGCGAGCAACGGTTCCGAAGGCGGCGTGGGCACCGGCGAGATCGTTCGCAAAGACGGCTATATCGTCACGAACAACCACGTGATCTCCGTCGCGGCGACGGGTGGCACGATCGAGGTCCTCTACAGCAGCGGCGAGACCGTGCCGGCGACCCTCATCGGACGTGACCCGCGAGCCGACCTCGCCGTTCTGAAGGTGACGAGTTCGACCGACCTTCCCACGATCGGGCTCGGCTCGTCAGCATCGGTCGTGGTGGGGGAGCCGGTCGTGGCACTCGGAGCGCCGCTCGGGCTCTCCGGTTCGGTGACAGCGGGCATCGTCAGCGCCCTGGGGCGCGACGTCACCGTGCCGAGCGACAACGGCCAGACGGCGGTCCTCGCGGGGGCGATCCAGACCGACGCGGCGATCAACCCGGGCAATTCGGGCGGACCACTGGTGGACTGCGCGGGCAAACTCATCGGCATCAACACCGCCATCGCCACCGTGCCCAATGCATCCGGTGAAGCCGGCGGCGGCAGCGTCGGCATCGGCTTCGCTGTTCCGGTGGATCGGGCCATCTCGATCGTCGATCAGATCATCGCCAGCGGCAAGGCCACCTACCCGTACTTCGGCGTCTCCGTCGTCGCCATCCCGGAGAACGTCGCCGCCGACTACGGCGTCGACGCCGGACTCTACATCGCGTCGGTCGTCGCGGGTGGCCCCGCCTCCGCAGCGGGACTGAGGGCGGGCGACATCATCCTCACGGTCGACGGCAAAGCGGCGACCACGCCGGAAGACCTGACCGCCGTGACCCTGACGAAGAAGGCCGGAGACAAGGTGGAG contains the following coding sequences:
- a CDS encoding ThuA domain-containing protein, producing the protein MIRATVWNEFVEEKIYPSVSSVYPDGIHVVLAQALGDELAQEVQVRTAVMQDDEHGLTDDVLAATDVLLWWSHLENDAVSDEIVARVQRRVHQGMGLLILHSAILSKVAKTLLGTSNDATGWRHGDKEHLWTILPTHPIAAGVPNPVVIPQQEMYGEPIDIPTPDELVFISNFEGGEVLRSGCAYLRGQGRIFFFAPGHEEYPVYFQPEIRRILGNAVRWAAAGLPAPARPTRTGEYPASGG
- a CDS encoding Gfo/Idh/MocA family protein, producing the protein MTHSLIQVGLGPWGTDWATTILPQVPGANVVAWVDASAQSREAFRAATNAPADSVFADLGSAVAATGAEAVIAPVAIPAHEAVAREAIDLGLHLLLEKPFVFDVRTAQSLVLDAEARGLTFVIDQNYRHFPAAPVVRGLLADGTLGTLRRVGVRWHRVHQGVSLSNALVELAIHHFDLMRYILGSDALAITCVTRPRISQVSDFAPEAHAIIEMSNGIVVDYTLTSQGIDATTPWPGQWCISGDDGELQWGTAETSPNEPSHEFVRLRAADGERQRVPIDTGVPFERVGVLLDFLASIETGAAPRSSAADNLGSVAMLEAALLSASGAGRVVIAS
- a CDS encoding carbohydrate ABC transporter permease, encoding MSEGRVTSRGHDLSRGRTVKRGRHGLFGKRALLFLIPGAVYLAVLSIYPLIDLFRTAFADVTAANILGGRPFNGLDNAQAVLDDPAFLGIVVQTLVVVAIVLVVSLGGGFLAALVLRPRTRLSAITLGFMVFVWTLPPVVSGNLWKFLLSSDGAINTTLIALHLIDKPLPWLSQGTLALVVLALVNAWTIVPFCALVIRAALLDVPEELLEAAAIDGASGWKANRYIVLPLLRPVLSILSVLVVINAFRSFDLIFVMTAGGPGTATTTLPFLSYQQAFHFYEFGQGAFTALLSLLIVLGLAAVYIRANRKETQ
- a CDS encoding carbohydrate ABC transporter permease, which produces MRTVQHRTWLTVVGAIVLLAIYALPLYWLVTTSFKKLDDVFVGTAGFLFTPTVQAYVDVWNSGFAQSALNSIIIAVSATVLVLVIGVPSAYGLARVNGWIVNLSLALLIVLQMVPATSTLIPLYSLLASWQLTGNLFGVALAIAAGTLPFSVLLLRPFFTSVPIAIEEAASLDGAGMLRRFFEVVLPITRNGIATVGTLAFIGAWGEFLYAITFLTDPQQYPVSALLAQQMSSYGANWPGLMAVSVLVSVPTVLIFLFGQKLLVGGITMGSVR
- a CDS encoding sugar ABC transporter substrate-binding protein encodes the protein MFDKHSRSRRGRQVARIVAFAAIASLSVSGLAACSSGGNAAGGDKTVSFWHYYAQGIPATKKFTADLTSIVAKQNPGITLDPVFVPTEQLTQKVIASAASKKGPDTFVEDGSDLPQLVKAGALADFTKQFDAFKDKDQFPESVVTRIDGKVYGVKGFMNGVGLWYNQDILDEFGLTPPTTMDELNADLATIGTKYIGLGVAGQGQQDGDAFPFITAYGFDYKKPSAKPLEKAFSMVGDWAHKGYIPQDAATWTGDVVFQKFLTGTMAFAVGGNWQYGNAKATAKFKYGAVPMPSGTQPAQVYQFGDYAYMGAFTKDKDTAFKAIASMFLSKEGEMAAFAAGSLPTRKDLADEPALKSDPVFSSFLKGLQNSVPYLIPGFGTELTQMREPVGQAWGSVIAQQKSAADAAKGAIDAIDRVKK
- a CDS encoding S1C family serine protease; amino-acid sequence: MTISGEQRQSGRSGRGWIWIVVAIAVVLGLVAGFLGGLLGRNVGGSAPASSSTAVSSGNSCDATKVSTEVLPAVVTISASNGSEGGVGTGEIVRKDGYIVTNNHVISVAATGGTIEVLYSSGETVPATLIGRDPRADLAVLKVTSSTDLPTIGLGSSASVVVGEPVVALGAPLGLSGSVTAGIVSALGRDVTVPSDNGQTAVLAGAIQTDAAINPGNSGGPLVDCAGKLIGINTAIATVPNASGEAGGGSVGIGFAVPVDRAISIVDQIIASGKATYPYFGVSVVAIPENVAADYGVDAGLYIASVVAGGPASAAGLRAGDIILTVDGKAATTPEDLTAVTLTKKAGDKVEIGYLRDGKKATTTVTLREAPQTG